In Castanea sativa cultivar Marrone di Chiusa Pesio chromosome 6, ASM4071231v1, a single window of DNA contains:
- the LOC142639752 gene encoding F-box/kelch-repeat protein At3g06240-like, which yields MAGTSTVLTILVDILDVVGLPKLVGHGKKKTINKASSFGIGASVPYRVGYTIKASIQEHSEVQVRMQTMVHSNLRYPAPAPIIVSSSCTGLLLFRNYRRKNLYVCNPILGEYTIIPRVIENTFFPCVFLGFSSKTKEFKLLRFFKQQGHSHNIYMAEVHTLGTDSWRSIGEAPNIIHYSALHGTFFNGALHWFVVNDDETSLCCFNLGNEQFQPFPRPSQFAKCWKISHKMRNMMSMGAVKDQLFLCHPFNNSVLELWVMGDCGVSESWTRMHVITTSVTPKAIAFLDNGEILMLKYIYCQEFLTLHHHFDLVSYNPKEGSFRKITTNMKEEYQIVAYTPSFLSLKDAAVIVKRF from the exons AAGTTGGTTGGTCAtggaaaaaagaagacaatCAATAAGGCATCATCCTTTGGAATTGGAGCTTCCGTACCATATCGTGTTGGATATACTATTAAGGCTTCCATTCAAGAGCATAGTGAAGTGCAAGTCCGTATGCAAACAATGGTTCACTCTAATCTCAGATACCCTGCACCTGCACCCATT ATTGTTAGTTCATCATGTACGGGATTGCTTCTCTTCAGGAATTATCGTCGGAAGAATTTATATGTTTGCAATCCAATTTTGGGTGAGTACACTATCATTCCACGAGTTATAGAAAACACCTTCTTTCCTTGTGTTTTTCTTGGGTTCAGTTCCAAGACTAAGGAATTCAAGTTGCTACGATTCTTTAAGCAGCAGGGGCACAGTCATAATATATACATGGCTGAGGTACATACTCTTGGTACAGATTCATGGAGAAGCATTGGTGAGGCTCCAAACATTATTCATTATTCGGCATTGCATGGAACATTTTTTAATGGAGCCCTTCATTGGTTTGTTGTTAATGATGATGAGACATCTCTATGTTGTTTTAACCTTGGTAATGAGCAATTCCAACCGTTCCCAAGACCATCACAATTTGCTAAATGCTGGAAAATCTCCCATAAAATGAGAAATATGATGAGCATGGGTGCAGTGAAGGACCAACTGTTTTTATGTCATCCTTTTAATAATTCAGTTCTTGAACTATGGGTGATGGGGGACTGTGGTGTCTCGGAATCTTGGACTAGAATGCACGTGATCACCACTAGTGTGACGCCTAAGGCAATAGCTTTTTTGGATAATGGAGAAATCCTgatgttaaaatatatttattgtcAAGAATTTCTTACATTGCATCATCATTTTGATCTCGTTTCCTACAATCCAAAGGAAGGAAGTTTTAGAAAGATCACCACTAATATGAAAGAAGAGTATCAAATTGTTGCTTACACTCCAAGCTTCCTCTCCCTCAAAGATGCTGCGGTGATAGTAAAAAGGTTTTAG